A part of Capsicum annuum cultivar UCD-10X-F1 chromosome 6, UCD10Xv1.1, whole genome shotgun sequence genomic DNA contains:
- the LOC107855422 gene encoding LOW QUALITY PROTEIN: phosphoethanolamine N-methyltransferase 1 (The sequence of the model RefSeq protein was modified relative to this genomic sequence to represent the inferred CDS: deleted 1 base in 1 codon) has protein sequence MAPGIAQEREIQKSYWIEQSAGLKLEAMMHVHDCDASDLDKEDRHEVLSLLPSYEGKSVLELGAGIGRFTGDLAEKAGELVAVDFIEGVIKENESINGHHKNVKFMCADVTSPDLTFSPESVDLIFSNWLLMYLSDEEVQDLAERMMTWLKVGGYIFFRETCFHQSGDNKGKNNPTRYREPRFYTKVFQECNAGKSYELSLIGDKCIETYIRNKRNQNEICWIWQKVRSEDDKGFPHFLDTVQYKSNGITGGIGQEREIQKSYWIEQTAGLKLAAMMHVHDLEASDLDKEDRHEVLSLLPSYEGKFVLELGAGIGRLTGDLAEKAWELVAVDFIERVIKENESINGHHKNVKFMCADVTSPDLTFSPESVDLIFSNWLLMYLSDEEVQDLAERMITWLKVGGYIFFRETCFHQSGDNKGKNNPTHYREPRFYTKVFQECNAGKSYELSLVGYKSMETYVRNKRNQNEICWIWQKVPSENDREFQHFLDYGAV, from the exons GTGCTTTCATTGCTTCCGTCATATGAAGGGAAATCCGTGTTGGAATTGGGTGCTGGTATTGGTCGTTTCACAGGAGACTTGGCCGAGAAGGCTGGGGAGCTTGTAGCAGTGGACTTTATTGAAGGAGTTATTAAGGAG AATGAAAGCATCAACGGGCACCACAAGAATGTCAAGTTTATGTGTGCTGATGTGACTTCACCAGATTTGACGTTTTCACCTGAATCTGTGGACTTGATATTCTCTAACTGGCTACTGATGTATCTTTCTGATGAAGAG GTGCAAGACCTTGCAGAGAGAATGATGACATGGTTGAAAGTTGGGGGCTATATATTTTTTAGAGAGACATGCTTCCATCAGTCAGGAGACAACAAGGGAAAGAACAACCCAACTCGCTATCGGGAACCTAGATTCTATACAAAG GTTTTCCAAGAATGTAATGCTGGAAAATCATATGAACTTTCTCTCATCGGTGATAAGTGTATTGAAACTTATATAAGAAACAAAAGGAATCAAAATGAG ATTTGCTGGATATGGCAGAAGGTTCGTTCTGAGGATGACAAGGGATTCCCGCATTTCTTGGACACTGTTCAGTACAAGTCTAATGGCATAACAGGAGGAATTG GACAAGAGCGTGAGATTCAAAAGAGTTATTGGATCGAGCAAACTGCTGGACTTAAATTGGCGGCAATGATGCATGTGCATGATCTTGAAGCATCTGATCTTGATAAAGAGGATAGGCATGAG GTGCTTTCACTGCTCCCGTCATATGAAGGGAAATTCGTGTTGGAATTGGGTGCTGGTATTGGTCGTTTAACAGGAGATTTAGCCGAGAAGGCTTGGGAGCTCGTAGCAGTGGACTTTATTGAACGAGTGATTAAGGAG AATGAAAGCATCAACGGGCATCACAAGAATGTCAAGTTTATGTGTGCTGATGTGACTTCACCAGATTTAACGTTTTCACCTGAATCTGTGGACTTGATATTCTCTAACTGGCTACTGATGTATCTTTCTGATGAAGAG GTGCAGGACCTTGCGGAGAGAATGATAACATGGTTGAAAGTTGGtggatatatattttttagagaGACATGCTTTCACCAGTCCGGAGACAACAAGGGAAAGAACAACCCAACTCATTATCGGGAACCTAGATTCTATACAAAG GTTTTCCAAGAATGTAATGCTGGAAAATCATATGAACTTTCTCTTGTCGGTTATAAGAGCATGGAAACTTATGTAAGAAACAAAAGGAATCAAAATGAG ATTTGCTGGATATGGCAGAAGGTTCCTTCTGAA AATGACAGGGAATTCCAACATTTCTTGGACTATGGTGCTGTTTGA